A region from the Alnus glutinosa chromosome 5, dhAlnGlut1.1, whole genome shotgun sequence genome encodes:
- the LOC133869813 gene encoding alkylated DNA repair protein ALKBH6 homolog isoform X1, translating to MTVKMGFDGTMEAKKRLDTLTFKVGSLPTIMYIPDFITETEQTVLLNNVHGAPVSKWKCLKNRRLQNWGGVVHEKGLLPQDLPPWLTRITEKICEESGLFPSSINHVLINEYLPNQGIMPHQDGPAYFPVVAILSLGSPVVMNFTPHSRLRLCTKDAEDNNSDGGTSEIEKDKWLHDHRPFSVLLMPRSLLIFKDNAYSDYLHGIEDSEVQQYDGAVNEIEALKHSVQDQPQLELEEGVQDYKAIRRTTNRISLTCRLVLKVHKKLFKF from the exons TGGGTTTTGACGGAACAATGGAAGCAAAAAAGAGGCTGGATACCCTCACCTTCAAAGTTGGGTCTCTGCCCACCATAATGTACATTCCTGACTTCATAACCGAGACGGAACAAACCGTGCTCCTAAATAAT GTTCATGGAGCCCCTGTATCAAAGTGGAAATGTTTGAAGAACAGGAGGCTGCAGAATTGGG GAGGTGTTGTCCATGAAAAGGGTCTTCTACCACAAGATT TGCCTCCTTGGCTAACAAGGATTACAGAAAAGATATGTGAAGAATCAGGGTTATTCCCCTCATCAATTAATCATGTTCTTATCAATGAATACCTTCCTAACCAAGGCATAATG CCACACCAGGATGGGCCTGCATACTTTCCTGTCGTAGCAATTCTGTCACTAGGGTCACCTGTTGTAATGAACTTTACTCCCCATTCAAGATTGAGACTATGCACAAAAGATGCTGAGGATAACAATTCTGATGGAGGAACTTCTGAAATTGAGAAAGATAAATGGTTACATGATCACCGCCCTTTTTCTGTCCTATTGATGCCTCGTAGTCTACTGATATTCAAGGATAACGCATACTCAG ATTACTTGCATGGAATAGAAGATAGTGAAGTGCAGCAATATGATGGG GCTGTAAATGAAATTGAAGCTCTCAAACATTCTGTACAAGATCAGCCCCAATTAGAGTTAGAGGAAGGTGTCCAAGATTATAAGGCCATCCGTAGAACTACAAACAGAATTTCATTGACATGTCGATTAGTGTTGAAGGTTCACAAAAAATTGTTCAAGTTTTAG
- the LOC133869813 gene encoding alkylated DNA repair protein ALKBH6 homolog isoform X2 — translation MEAKKRLDTLTFKVGSLPTIMYIPDFITETEQTVLLNNVHGAPVSKWKCLKNRRLQNWGGVVHEKGLLPQDLPPWLTRITEKICEESGLFPSSINHVLINEYLPNQGIMPHQDGPAYFPVVAILSLGSPVVMNFTPHSRLRLCTKDAEDNNSDGGTSEIEKDKWLHDHRPFSVLLMPRSLLIFKDNAYSDYLHGIEDSEVQQYDGAVNEIEALKHSVQDQPQLELEEGVQDYKAIRRTTNRISLTCRLVLKVHKKLFKF, via the exons ATGGAAGCAAAAAAGAGGCTGGATACCCTCACCTTCAAAGTTGGGTCTCTGCCCACCATAATGTACATTCCTGACTTCATAACCGAGACGGAACAAACCGTGCTCCTAAATAAT GTTCATGGAGCCCCTGTATCAAAGTGGAAATGTTTGAAGAACAGGAGGCTGCAGAATTGGG GAGGTGTTGTCCATGAAAAGGGTCTTCTACCACAAGATT TGCCTCCTTGGCTAACAAGGATTACAGAAAAGATATGTGAAGAATCAGGGTTATTCCCCTCATCAATTAATCATGTTCTTATCAATGAATACCTTCCTAACCAAGGCATAATG CCACACCAGGATGGGCCTGCATACTTTCCTGTCGTAGCAATTCTGTCACTAGGGTCACCTGTTGTAATGAACTTTACTCCCCATTCAAGATTGAGACTATGCACAAAAGATGCTGAGGATAACAATTCTGATGGAGGAACTTCTGAAATTGAGAAAGATAAATGGTTACATGATCACCGCCCTTTTTCTGTCCTATTGATGCCTCGTAGTCTACTGATATTCAAGGATAACGCATACTCAG ATTACTTGCATGGAATAGAAGATAGTGAAGTGCAGCAATATGATGGG GCTGTAAATGAAATTGAAGCTCTCAAACATTCTGTACAAGATCAGCCCCAATTAGAGTTAGAGGAAGGTGTCCAAGATTATAAGGCCATCCGTAGAACTACAAACAGAATTTCATTGACATGTCGATTAGTGTTGAAGGTTCACAAAAAATTGTTCAAGTTTTAG